The following coding sequences lie in one Montipora foliosa isolate CH-2021 chromosome 11, ASM3666993v2, whole genome shotgun sequence genomic window:
- the LOC137974752 gene encoding autism susceptibility gene 2 protein homolog isoform X1: protein MKDEEVKKAAQSDEDAKTTENGEVTRMEGDSTHAVNANGKTRNKPHRKRRGSTSPEEDIIDGFAISSYSSLEALESRGPSKPEMLDARRSHKSSKRGVENGINGKKRKSEKRRARMQHHDPKPKDSDSDEDANIERRKPEGSRLPAQREKAPAAKTSDQDNNSDSASSDKGYWCDTESEGERMSESETTAATSAANSILLNSKAPMNSSKASPIEASEKEAEKDIPKAIEWTSSSTATTQRPSSRCSSTSNSLHMALSTTTTISHPVTPTFGHTHRSSLFPHFPSFHPHPGTLGYPHGPAGESPFTYPSPEFLRHELNNRFLQSHADRVPPSLSASQLMHYESHQHHHQHLHQHQHQHQHFHSNGAPLSTPQVPQAVLEVSPVGSYFGPRSPVPPPLIQKKPGKWCATHVQIAWQIYYHQQKVQAESHKDPHVKPEQVSISRSGGCLSLHTRPSNHEPPFQVHAPGTVSPAAGHPILTASPFLSGAPVPAGHSSSHPLTPFGGGSMGLSDTSPNMMGLGSSPVGGLRSSLGGSISSPFRSTTSNSLSGGLGSSLSLGSSYSSAHGLSRDWARGASWLNRESDRDKERDQELGRERARERERDFERDRERDRSREREQDRDKERGGIDSPQRVSLLSSKSTSDRERSALHISDEEGEKQRERDKPSDRMGRRSPSRPTPHSSGFNIASLTNMDPKPETSLSSSSSQEVRSSFERSLSTSASGGRRDELPKIPGERRSDDHDLVILSNERLNGPLGHSHGVLASFMDKRNIFDERDRPREPFDLARLATRPPVAHRMHGYPPPHVHPHPYSLPHSHTHPHLGPPAIFAPGGSLGSHPYLSGPAMSAVTQPPGMPGFLTPRGMLGLPLHGLGPRNRSPVDPVTEHARSADILLAAPEGRP from the exons tcTCGTGGCCCCAGTAAGCCAGAAATGCTAGATGCTCGCAGGTCACACAAGAGCTCAAAGAGAGGAGTGGAAAATGGAATAAATGGAAAGAAACGAAAGTCTGAAAAGAGAAGAGCAAGG atgCAGCATCATGATCCAAAACCCAAGGACAGTGACTCTGATGAGGATGCAAACATTGAGAGAAGGAAACCAGAAGGTTCACGACTGCCAGCTCAACGTGAAAAAGCACCTGCTGCAAAAACAAGCGAT CAGGACAATAATTCAGACTCCGCAAGTTCAGATAAAGGCTATTGg TGTGATACTGAGAGTGAAGGAGAAAGG ATGTCTGAGAGTGAAACAACAGCTGCAACATCTGCTGCTAACA GTATTTTGCTGAATAGCAAAGCACCAATGAACTCATCCAAGGCCAGCCCAATTGAAGCCTCTGAAAAAGAAGCTGAGAAAGATATACCAAAAGCAATAGAGTGGACAAG ttcatCAACTGCAACAACTCAGAGACCCAGTAGCCGCTGCTCAAGCACATCAAACAGCTTGCATATGGCTCTAAGTACCACCACCACCATTAGCCACCCTGTGACGCCGACATTTGGCCACACCCACCGCAGCAGTCTGTTTCCTCATTTCCCCTCTTTCCACCCCCATCCTGGTACCCTGGGGTACCCACATGGACCTGCTGGCGAGTCACCTTTTACTTATCCAA GTCCTGAATTCCTACGCCACGAACTGAACAATCGTTTTCTACAGTCGCACGCTGACAGAGTTCCTCCCAGTTTGAGCGCATCACAACTTATGCATTATGAAAGCCACCAACATCACCACCAACACCTTCATCAGCATCAGCACCAACATCAGCACTTTCACAGCAACGGTGCTCCACTGTCCACACCACAGGTACCCCAGGCTGTG CTTGAAGTTTCTCCTGTTGGTTCATATTTTGGCCCCCGTTCTCCAGTTCCTCCCCCTCTCATACAAAAG AAACCTGGGAAATGGTGTGCAACACACGTTCAGATCGCATGGCAAATTTACTATCATCAACAGAAG GTTCAAGCCGAATCACACAAAGACCCTCATGTTAAACCAGAGCAAGTGTCCATCAGCCGATCGGGTGGCTGTCTCTCATTACACACTCGCCCCAGTAATCACGAGCCCCCGTTCCAAGTTCATGCGCCAGGAACAGTGAGCCCAGCTGCCGGTCATCCAATTCTAACAG CCAGCCCATTTTTATCAGGGGCTCCTGTTCCTGCAGGTCACAGTTCCAGTCACCCCCTAACTCCTTTCGGCGGAGGGTCTATGGGCCTTTCGGATACCTCGCCTAACATGATGGGACTTGGCAGCAGCCCAGTGGGAGGACTAAGATCGAGTCTTGGTGGATCCATCTCCAGTCCCTTCAGAAGCACCACAAGTAACAGTTTAAGCGGTGGACTGGGCAGCTCCTTAAGTTTGGGATCGAGCTACTCTAGCGCTCATGGATTAAGTCGTGACTGGGCACGCGGAGCGAGCTGGCTAAACCGTGAGTCAGATCGTGACAAGGAGCGCGACCAAGAACTTGGCAGGGAACGTGCAAGAGAACGCGAGCGTGACTTCGAGCGTGACCGTGAAAGGGATAGGAGTAGAGAGCGTGAGCAGGATCGGGACAAAGAAAGGGGTGGTATTGATTCACCTCAAAGGGTCAGTCTTCTGTCGAGTAAATCTACTTCTGACCGGGAACGCAGTGCTCTTCATATATCGGACGAGGAAGGGGAGAAGCAGCGAGAGAGAGATAAACCTTCGGATCGCATGGGGCGTAGATCGCCCAGTAGACCTACTCCTCACTCTTCTGGTTTTAATATCGCGAGTTTGACCAATATGGATCCAAAACCGGAAACGTctttgtcgtcatcatcatcacaggAAGTTCGAAGTTCATTCGAGCGGAGTTTATCGACTTCCGCTTCCGGGGGAAGGAGGGATGAATTACCCAAGATTCCCGGCGAGAGGAGATCGGACGATCACGACCTTGTTATATTATCAAATGAAAGACTTAACGGCCCGCTCGGTCATTCACATGGTGTCTTAGCGAGCTTCATGGATAAACGAAACATTTTCGACGAAAGAGACAGGCCTCGAGAGCCCTTCGACCTAGCCCGACTGGCCACCCGACCTCCGGTGGCACACCGTATGCATGGATATCCCCCTCCCCACGTTCACCCGCATCCATATTCCCTCCCTCACAGCCACACTCACCCACACCTCGGGCCGCCAGCAATCTTCGCTCCCGGAGGATCTTTAGGGAGTCATCCGTACCTTAGTGGGCCTGCCATGTCAGCGGTCACACAGCCTCCAGGCATGCCGGGGTTTCTTACCCCTCGTGGAATGCTGGGACTACCGCTGCATGGTTTAGGGCCGCGGAATCGAAGCCCAGTTGATCCTGTTACCGAGCATGCTCGAAGTGCAGACATATTATTGGCTGCGCCAGAGGGAAGGCCCTAG
- the LOC137974752 gene encoding autism susceptibility gene 2 protein homolog isoform X5, producing the protein MKDEEVKKAAQSDEDAKTTENGEVTRMEGDSTHAVNANGKTRNKPHRKRRGSTSPEEDIIDGFAISSYSSLEALESRGPSKPEMLDARRSHKSSKRGVENGINGKKRKSEKRRARMQHHDPKPKDSDSDEDANIERRKPEGSRLPAQREKAPAAKTSDQDNNSDSASSDKGYWCDTESEGERMSESETTAATSAANSILLNSKAPMNSSKASPIEASEKEAEKDIPKAIEWTSSSTATTQRPSSRCSSTSNSLHMALSTTTTISHPVTPTFGHTHRSSLFPHFPSFHPHPGTLGYPHGPAGPEFLRHELNNRFLQSHADRVPPSLSASQLMHYESHQHHHQHLHQHQHQHQHFHSNGAPLSTPQVPQAVKPGKWCATHVQIAWQIYYHQQKVQAESHKDPHVKPEQVSISRSGGCLSLHTRPSNHEPPFQVHAPGTVSPAAGHPILTASPFLSGAPVPAGHSSSHPLTPFGGGSMGLSDTSPNMMGLGSSPVGGLRSSLGGSISSPFRSTTSNSLSGGLGSSLSLGSSYSSAHGLSRDWARGASWLNRESDRDKERDQELGRERARERERDFERDRERDRSREREQDRDKERGGIDSPQRVSLLSSKSTSDRERSALHISDEEGEKQRERDKPSDRMGRRSPSRPTPHSSGFNIASLTNMDPKPETSLSSSSSQEVRSSFERSLSTSASGGRRDELPKIPGERRSDDHDLVILSNERLNGPLGHSHGVLASFMDKRNIFDERDRPREPFDLARLATRPPVAHRMHGYPPPHVHPHPYSLPHSHTHPHLGPPAIFAPGGSLGSHPYLSGPAMSAVTQPPGMPGFLTPRGMLGLPLHGLGPRNRSPVDPVTEHARSADILLAAPEGRP; encoded by the exons tcTCGTGGCCCCAGTAAGCCAGAAATGCTAGATGCTCGCAGGTCACACAAGAGCTCAAAGAGAGGAGTGGAAAATGGAATAAATGGAAAGAAACGAAAGTCTGAAAAGAGAAGAGCAAGG atgCAGCATCATGATCCAAAACCCAAGGACAGTGACTCTGATGAGGATGCAAACATTGAGAGAAGGAAACCAGAAGGTTCACGACTGCCAGCTCAACGTGAAAAAGCACCTGCTGCAAAAACAAGCGAT CAGGACAATAATTCAGACTCCGCAAGTTCAGATAAAGGCTATTGg TGTGATACTGAGAGTGAAGGAGAAAGG ATGTCTGAGAGTGAAACAACAGCTGCAACATCTGCTGCTAACA GTATTTTGCTGAATAGCAAAGCACCAATGAACTCATCCAAGGCCAGCCCAATTGAAGCCTCTGAAAAAGAAGCTGAGAAAGATATACCAAAAGCAATAGAGTGGACAAG ttcatCAACTGCAACAACTCAGAGACCCAGTAGCCGCTGCTCAAGCACATCAAACAGCTTGCATATGGCTCTAAGTACCACCACCACCATTAGCCACCCTGTGACGCCGACATTTGGCCACACCCACCGCAGCAGTCTGTTTCCTCATTTCCCCTCTTTCCACCCCCATCCTGGTACCCTGGGGTACCCACATGGACCTGCTG GTCCTGAATTCCTACGCCACGAACTGAACAATCGTTTTCTACAGTCGCACGCTGACAGAGTTCCTCCCAGTTTGAGCGCATCACAACTTATGCATTATGAAAGCCACCAACATCACCACCAACACCTTCATCAGCATCAGCACCAACATCAGCACTTTCACAGCAACGGTGCTCCACTGTCCACACCACAGGTACCCCAGGCTGTG AAACCTGGGAAATGGTGTGCAACACACGTTCAGATCGCATGGCAAATTTACTATCATCAACAGAAG GTTCAAGCCGAATCACACAAAGACCCTCATGTTAAACCAGAGCAAGTGTCCATCAGCCGATCGGGTGGCTGTCTCTCATTACACACTCGCCCCAGTAATCACGAGCCCCCGTTCCAAGTTCATGCGCCAGGAACAGTGAGCCCAGCTGCCGGTCATCCAATTCTAACAG CCAGCCCATTTTTATCAGGGGCTCCTGTTCCTGCAGGTCACAGTTCCAGTCACCCCCTAACTCCTTTCGGCGGAGGGTCTATGGGCCTTTCGGATACCTCGCCTAACATGATGGGACTTGGCAGCAGCCCAGTGGGAGGACTAAGATCGAGTCTTGGTGGATCCATCTCCAGTCCCTTCAGAAGCACCACAAGTAACAGTTTAAGCGGTGGACTGGGCAGCTCCTTAAGTTTGGGATCGAGCTACTCTAGCGCTCATGGATTAAGTCGTGACTGGGCACGCGGAGCGAGCTGGCTAAACCGTGAGTCAGATCGTGACAAGGAGCGCGACCAAGAACTTGGCAGGGAACGTGCAAGAGAACGCGAGCGTGACTTCGAGCGTGACCGTGAAAGGGATAGGAGTAGAGAGCGTGAGCAGGATCGGGACAAAGAAAGGGGTGGTATTGATTCACCTCAAAGGGTCAGTCTTCTGTCGAGTAAATCTACTTCTGACCGGGAACGCAGTGCTCTTCATATATCGGACGAGGAAGGGGAGAAGCAGCGAGAGAGAGATAAACCTTCGGATCGCATGGGGCGTAGATCGCCCAGTAGACCTACTCCTCACTCTTCTGGTTTTAATATCGCGAGTTTGACCAATATGGATCCAAAACCGGAAACGTctttgtcgtcatcatcatcacaggAAGTTCGAAGTTCATTCGAGCGGAGTTTATCGACTTCCGCTTCCGGGGGAAGGAGGGATGAATTACCCAAGATTCCCGGCGAGAGGAGATCGGACGATCACGACCTTGTTATATTATCAAATGAAAGACTTAACGGCCCGCTCGGTCATTCACATGGTGTCTTAGCGAGCTTCATGGATAAACGAAACATTTTCGACGAAAGAGACAGGCCTCGAGAGCCCTTCGACCTAGCCCGACTGGCCACCCGACCTCCGGTGGCACACCGTATGCATGGATATCCCCCTCCCCACGTTCACCCGCATCCATATTCCCTCCCTCACAGCCACACTCACCCACACCTCGGGCCGCCAGCAATCTTCGCTCCCGGAGGATCTTTAGGGAGTCATCCGTACCTTAGTGGGCCTGCCATGTCAGCGGTCACACAGCCTCCAGGCATGCCGGGGTTTCTTACCCCTCGTGGAATGCTGGGACTACCGCTGCATGGTTTAGGGCCGCGGAATCGAAGCCCAGTTGATCCTGTTACCGAGCATGCTCGAAGTGCAGACATATTATTGGCTGCGCCAGAGGGAAGGCCCTAG
- the LOC137974752 gene encoding autism susceptibility gene 2 protein homolog isoform X4, protein MKDEEVKKAAQSDEDAKTTENGEVTRMEGDSTHAVNANGKTRNKPHRKRRGSTSPEEDIIDGFAISSYSSLEALESRGPSKPEMLDARRSHKSSKRGVENGINGKKRKSEKRRARMQHHDPKPKDSDSDEDANIERRKPEGSRLPAQREKAPAAKTSDQDNNSDSASSDKGYWCDTESEGERMSESETTAATSAANSILLNSKAPMNSSKASPIEASEKEAEKDIPKAIEWTSSSTATTQRPSSRCSSTSNSLHMALSTTTTISHPVTPTFGHTHRSSLFPHFPSFHPHPGTLGYPHGPAGESPFTYPSPEFLRHELNNRFLQSHADRVPPSLSASQLMHYESHQHHHQHLHQHQHQHQHFHSNGAPLSTPQVPQAVKPGKWCATHVQIAWQIYYHQQKVQAESHKDPHVKPEQVSISRSGGCLSLHTRPSNHEPPFQVHAPGTVSPAAGHPILTASPFLSGAPVPAGHSSSHPLTPFGGGSMGLSDTSPNMMGLGSSPVGGLRSSLGGSISSPFRSTTSNSLSGGLGSSLSLGSSYSSAHGLSRDWARGASWLNRESDRDKERDQELGRERARERERDFERDRERDRSREREQDRDKERGGIDSPQRVSLLSSKSTSDRERSALHISDEEGEKQRERDKPSDRMGRRSPSRPTPHSSGFNIASLTNMDPKPETSLSSSSSQEVRSSFERSLSTSASGGRRDELPKIPGERRSDDHDLVILSNERLNGPLGHSHGVLASFMDKRNIFDERDRPREPFDLARLATRPPVAHRMHGYPPPHVHPHPYSLPHSHTHPHLGPPAIFAPGGSLGSHPYLSGPAMSAVTQPPGMPGFLTPRGMLGLPLHGLGPRNRSPVDPVTEHARSADILLAAPEGRP, encoded by the exons tcTCGTGGCCCCAGTAAGCCAGAAATGCTAGATGCTCGCAGGTCACACAAGAGCTCAAAGAGAGGAGTGGAAAATGGAATAAATGGAAAGAAACGAAAGTCTGAAAAGAGAAGAGCAAGG atgCAGCATCATGATCCAAAACCCAAGGACAGTGACTCTGATGAGGATGCAAACATTGAGAGAAGGAAACCAGAAGGTTCACGACTGCCAGCTCAACGTGAAAAAGCACCTGCTGCAAAAACAAGCGAT CAGGACAATAATTCAGACTCCGCAAGTTCAGATAAAGGCTATTGg TGTGATACTGAGAGTGAAGGAGAAAGG ATGTCTGAGAGTGAAACAACAGCTGCAACATCTGCTGCTAACA GTATTTTGCTGAATAGCAAAGCACCAATGAACTCATCCAAGGCCAGCCCAATTGAAGCCTCTGAAAAAGAAGCTGAGAAAGATATACCAAAAGCAATAGAGTGGACAAG ttcatCAACTGCAACAACTCAGAGACCCAGTAGCCGCTGCTCAAGCACATCAAACAGCTTGCATATGGCTCTAAGTACCACCACCACCATTAGCCACCCTGTGACGCCGACATTTGGCCACACCCACCGCAGCAGTCTGTTTCCTCATTTCCCCTCTTTCCACCCCCATCCTGGTACCCTGGGGTACCCACATGGACCTGCTGGCGAGTCACCTTTTACTTATCCAA GTCCTGAATTCCTACGCCACGAACTGAACAATCGTTTTCTACAGTCGCACGCTGACAGAGTTCCTCCCAGTTTGAGCGCATCACAACTTATGCATTATGAAAGCCACCAACATCACCACCAACACCTTCATCAGCATCAGCACCAACATCAGCACTTTCACAGCAACGGTGCTCCACTGTCCACACCACAGGTACCCCAGGCTGTG AAACCTGGGAAATGGTGTGCAACACACGTTCAGATCGCATGGCAAATTTACTATCATCAACAGAAG GTTCAAGCCGAATCACACAAAGACCCTCATGTTAAACCAGAGCAAGTGTCCATCAGCCGATCGGGTGGCTGTCTCTCATTACACACTCGCCCCAGTAATCACGAGCCCCCGTTCCAAGTTCATGCGCCAGGAACAGTGAGCCCAGCTGCCGGTCATCCAATTCTAACAG CCAGCCCATTTTTATCAGGGGCTCCTGTTCCTGCAGGTCACAGTTCCAGTCACCCCCTAACTCCTTTCGGCGGAGGGTCTATGGGCCTTTCGGATACCTCGCCTAACATGATGGGACTTGGCAGCAGCCCAGTGGGAGGACTAAGATCGAGTCTTGGTGGATCCATCTCCAGTCCCTTCAGAAGCACCACAAGTAACAGTTTAAGCGGTGGACTGGGCAGCTCCTTAAGTTTGGGATCGAGCTACTCTAGCGCTCATGGATTAAGTCGTGACTGGGCACGCGGAGCGAGCTGGCTAAACCGTGAGTCAGATCGTGACAAGGAGCGCGACCAAGAACTTGGCAGGGAACGTGCAAGAGAACGCGAGCGTGACTTCGAGCGTGACCGTGAAAGGGATAGGAGTAGAGAGCGTGAGCAGGATCGGGACAAAGAAAGGGGTGGTATTGATTCACCTCAAAGGGTCAGTCTTCTGTCGAGTAAATCTACTTCTGACCGGGAACGCAGTGCTCTTCATATATCGGACGAGGAAGGGGAGAAGCAGCGAGAGAGAGATAAACCTTCGGATCGCATGGGGCGTAGATCGCCCAGTAGACCTACTCCTCACTCTTCTGGTTTTAATATCGCGAGTTTGACCAATATGGATCCAAAACCGGAAACGTctttgtcgtcatcatcatcacaggAAGTTCGAAGTTCATTCGAGCGGAGTTTATCGACTTCCGCTTCCGGGGGAAGGAGGGATGAATTACCCAAGATTCCCGGCGAGAGGAGATCGGACGATCACGACCTTGTTATATTATCAAATGAAAGACTTAACGGCCCGCTCGGTCATTCACATGGTGTCTTAGCGAGCTTCATGGATAAACGAAACATTTTCGACGAAAGAGACAGGCCTCGAGAGCCCTTCGACCTAGCCCGACTGGCCACCCGACCTCCGGTGGCACACCGTATGCATGGATATCCCCCTCCCCACGTTCACCCGCATCCATATTCCCTCCCTCACAGCCACACTCACCCACACCTCGGGCCGCCAGCAATCTTCGCTCCCGGAGGATCTTTAGGGAGTCATCCGTACCTTAGTGGGCCTGCCATGTCAGCGGTCACACAGCCTCCAGGCATGCCGGGGTTTCTTACCCCTCGTGGAATGCTGGGACTACCGCTGCATGGTTTAGGGCCGCGGAATCGAAGCCCAGTTGATCCTGTTACCGAGCATGCTCGAAGTGCAGACATATTATTGGCTGCGCCAGAGGGAAGGCCCTAG
- the LOC137974752 gene encoding autism susceptibility gene 2 protein homolog isoform X3, translating to MKDEEVKKAAQSDEDAKTTENGEVTRMEGDSTHAVNANGKTRNKPHRKRRGSTSPEEDIIDGFAISSYSSLEALESRGPSKPEMLDARRSHKSSKRGVENGINGKKRKSEKRRARMQHHDPKPKDSDSDEDANIERRKPEGSRLPAQREKAPAAKTSDQDNNSDSASSDKGYWCDTESEGERMSESETTAATSAANSILLNSKAPMNSSKASPIEASEKEAEKDIPKAIEWTSSSTATTQRPSSRCSSTSNSLHMALSTTTTISHPVTPTFGHTHRSSLFPHFPSFHPHPGTLGYPHGPAGPEFLRHELNNRFLQSHADRVPPSLSASQLMHYESHQHHHQHLHQHQHQHQHFHSNGAPLSTPQVPQAVLEVSPVGSYFGPRSPVPPPLIQKKPGKWCATHVQIAWQIYYHQQKVQAESHKDPHVKPEQVSISRSGGCLSLHTRPSNHEPPFQVHAPGTVSPAAGHPILTASPFLSGAPVPAGHSSSHPLTPFGGGSMGLSDTSPNMMGLGSSPVGGLRSSLGGSISSPFRSTTSNSLSGGLGSSLSLGSSYSSAHGLSRDWARGASWLNRESDRDKERDQELGRERARERERDFERDRERDRSREREQDRDKERGGIDSPQRVSLLSSKSTSDRERSALHISDEEGEKQRERDKPSDRMGRRSPSRPTPHSSGFNIASLTNMDPKPETSLSSSSSQEVRSSFERSLSTSASGGRRDELPKIPGERRSDDHDLVILSNERLNGPLGHSHGVLASFMDKRNIFDERDRPREPFDLARLATRPPVAHRMHGYPPPHVHPHPYSLPHSHTHPHLGPPAIFAPGGSLGSHPYLSGPAMSAVTQPPGMPGFLTPRGMLGLPLHGLGPRNRSPVDPVTEHARSADILLAAPEGRP from the exons tcTCGTGGCCCCAGTAAGCCAGAAATGCTAGATGCTCGCAGGTCACACAAGAGCTCAAAGAGAGGAGTGGAAAATGGAATAAATGGAAAGAAACGAAAGTCTGAAAAGAGAAGAGCAAGG atgCAGCATCATGATCCAAAACCCAAGGACAGTGACTCTGATGAGGATGCAAACATTGAGAGAAGGAAACCAGAAGGTTCACGACTGCCAGCTCAACGTGAAAAAGCACCTGCTGCAAAAACAAGCGAT CAGGACAATAATTCAGACTCCGCAAGTTCAGATAAAGGCTATTGg TGTGATACTGAGAGTGAAGGAGAAAGG ATGTCTGAGAGTGAAACAACAGCTGCAACATCTGCTGCTAACA GTATTTTGCTGAATAGCAAAGCACCAATGAACTCATCCAAGGCCAGCCCAATTGAAGCCTCTGAAAAAGAAGCTGAGAAAGATATACCAAAAGCAATAGAGTGGACAAG ttcatCAACTGCAACAACTCAGAGACCCAGTAGCCGCTGCTCAAGCACATCAAACAGCTTGCATATGGCTCTAAGTACCACCACCACCATTAGCCACCCTGTGACGCCGACATTTGGCCACACCCACCGCAGCAGTCTGTTTCCTCATTTCCCCTCTTTCCACCCCCATCCTGGTACCCTGGGGTACCCACATGGACCTGCTG GTCCTGAATTCCTACGCCACGAACTGAACAATCGTTTTCTACAGTCGCACGCTGACAGAGTTCCTCCCAGTTTGAGCGCATCACAACTTATGCATTATGAAAGCCACCAACATCACCACCAACACCTTCATCAGCATCAGCACCAACATCAGCACTTTCACAGCAACGGTGCTCCACTGTCCACACCACAGGTACCCCAGGCTGTG CTTGAAGTTTCTCCTGTTGGTTCATATTTTGGCCCCCGTTCTCCAGTTCCTCCCCCTCTCATACAAAAG AAACCTGGGAAATGGTGTGCAACACACGTTCAGATCGCATGGCAAATTTACTATCATCAACAGAAG GTTCAAGCCGAATCACACAAAGACCCTCATGTTAAACCAGAGCAAGTGTCCATCAGCCGATCGGGTGGCTGTCTCTCATTACACACTCGCCCCAGTAATCACGAGCCCCCGTTCCAAGTTCATGCGCCAGGAACAGTGAGCCCAGCTGCCGGTCATCCAATTCTAACAG CCAGCCCATTTTTATCAGGGGCTCCTGTTCCTGCAGGTCACAGTTCCAGTCACCCCCTAACTCCTTTCGGCGGAGGGTCTATGGGCCTTTCGGATACCTCGCCTAACATGATGGGACTTGGCAGCAGCCCAGTGGGAGGACTAAGATCGAGTCTTGGTGGATCCATCTCCAGTCCCTTCAGAAGCACCACAAGTAACAGTTTAAGCGGTGGACTGGGCAGCTCCTTAAGTTTGGGATCGAGCTACTCTAGCGCTCATGGATTAAGTCGTGACTGGGCACGCGGAGCGAGCTGGCTAAACCGTGAGTCAGATCGTGACAAGGAGCGCGACCAAGAACTTGGCAGGGAACGTGCAAGAGAACGCGAGCGTGACTTCGAGCGTGACCGTGAAAGGGATAGGAGTAGAGAGCGTGAGCAGGATCGGGACAAAGAAAGGGGTGGTATTGATTCACCTCAAAGGGTCAGTCTTCTGTCGAGTAAATCTACTTCTGACCGGGAACGCAGTGCTCTTCATATATCGGACGAGGAAGGGGAGAAGCAGCGAGAGAGAGATAAACCTTCGGATCGCATGGGGCGTAGATCGCCCAGTAGACCTACTCCTCACTCTTCTGGTTTTAATATCGCGAGTTTGACCAATATGGATCCAAAACCGGAAACGTctttgtcgtcatcatcatcacaggAAGTTCGAAGTTCATTCGAGCGGAGTTTATCGACTTCCGCTTCCGGGGGAAGGAGGGATGAATTACCCAAGATTCCCGGCGAGAGGAGATCGGACGATCACGACCTTGTTATATTATCAAATGAAAGACTTAACGGCCCGCTCGGTCATTCACATGGTGTCTTAGCGAGCTTCATGGATAAACGAAACATTTTCGACGAAAGAGACAGGCCTCGAGAGCCCTTCGACCTAGCCCGACTGGCCACCCGACCTCCGGTGGCACACCGTATGCATGGATATCCCCCTCCCCACGTTCACCCGCATCCATATTCCCTCCCTCACAGCCACACTCACCCACACCTCGGGCCGCCAGCAATCTTCGCTCCCGGAGGATCTTTAGGGAGTCATCCGTACCTTAGTGGGCCTGCCATGTCAGCGGTCACACAGCCTCCAGGCATGCCGGGGTTTCTTACCCCTCGTGGAATGCTGGGACTACCGCTGCATGGTTTAGGGCCGCGGAATCGAAGCCCAGTTGATCCTGTTACCGAGCATGCTCGAAGTGCAGACATATTATTGGCTGCGCCAGAGGGAAGGCCCTAG